A genomic stretch from Rhodobacterales bacterium HKCCA1288 includes:
- a CDS encoding BolA family transcriptional regulator: MAITAQDIEDLIRASFPEAQITVEGDDGQHFAAQVIDASFQGMNRVAQQRAVYAALKGKMDGSAGELHALALTTRAPD, encoded by the coding sequence ATGGCAATCACAGCACAAGATATCGAGGATCTAATCCGCGCATCCTTTCCCGAAGCGCAGATTACGGTTGAGGGTGATGATGGCCAGCACTTCGCTGCTCAAGTGATTGATGCCAGCTTTCAGGGCATGAACCGCGTGGCCCAACAACGTGCTGTTTATGCCGCCCTCAAAGGCAAAATGGATGGCAGCGCGGGCGAATTGCACGCGCTCGCCCTCACCACCCGCGCCCCCGATTAA